The following is a genomic window from Bordetella petrii.
CATCGAAATCATCGAGACTTACGCCCGAGAGCGGCGCGCCCTGCCGCTGTCCGAGCTGGCGCGGCTGCTGGGGGTGCCGGTGTCGAGCTGCCTGGCGCTGATCCGCACCCTGTCCGATCTGGGCTATCTGTACGAAACCGGCCGGCGCCAGGGCTACTACCCCACGGGCCGGCTGCTGGCCATGGCGCAGCGCATCGCGCGCGCCGATCCGGTGCTGGACCGGGTCTATGCCAGCCTGCTCGAACTGCGCGACGCCACCCAGGAAACCGTGGTGTTCGGCAAGCTGGGCAGCGATGGCAGGGTGGTGTACCTGGACGTGCTCGATTCCCCGCACACCATCCGCTATGCGCCGGTGGCGGGCGAATTCCGCGACTTGCATGCCAATTCGCTAGGCAAGGCCCTGCTGTCCGTGCTGGAGCCCGACGCGCGCCACGCCCTGCTGGCGCGCCGCCCGCTGGTGCGCCACAACGAGCGCACCCTGGTCACCCCCGAGGCCGTCGACGCCGACCTGGAACTGTCCAGGCGGCGCGGCTGGTTCATGAACCTGGGGGAATCCATTCCCGACGTCTGCGCCATTGCCTGGCCGGTCACATTGTCTGGCGAGGTCTATGCCATTTCCGTGGGCGGCCCGGTGTACCGGATCGAGCCGCAGCAGCAGGAATACGCGCGGATACTGCGGGCGGCTTGTACGGCGCTCGAGCAGCGGGGGTGATTTTTTTCTTCTGGCGGATTCAAAGCCCCCGTTGCCGGGCAGGGCGGGGTTCTTGAATGCTTGGCTGCGGGTTTCTTAGAAGAAAAAAGTGTACAGGGCCGGCAATTCAAGTCGCCCTGCGCGACTTGAATTGCCATTCGCGCCGCGACGCGCGCGATGATGCCGGGGAAAACCCGGTGCATTCGGAGCTCGGCCAGCCACAAGCCGAACGGCCCGCCCGGCCGAGCTGCCCGGCCCCGCACAACCGTCCTCTGTAAAAATGGCCGCCCCAACAACCGCAAGAACCCCGCAGCCTAATAAGACTTCGGCAGCCCCAACACCTTCTCGGCAATAAAACACATAATCAACTGCGGGCTGACCGGCGCAATGCGCGGTATATAGCTTTCCCGCAGCAAGCGCTCTACGTGGTATTCCTTCGCGTATCCCATGCCGCCCAGGGTCAGCACGGCGGTCTGGCACGCGTTGTGGCCAGCTTCGGCGCCCAGGTATTTGGCGCTGTTGGCATACGGGCCGCAGGGCAGACCGGCGTCATACAGGCTGGCCGCCTTGAACACCATCAGGTTGGCCGCCTCCAACTGCATCCATGCCTGGGCCAGCGGGTGCTGGATGCCCTGGTTCTGGCCGATGGGGCGGCCGAATACGGTGCGTTCGCCGGCATACTGCACGGCCCGGTCCAGCGCCGCCCGGCCGATACCCACCGCTTCGGCGGCGATCAGGATGCGTTCGGGATTCAGCCCATGCAGAATGTATTCGAAGCCGCGGCCCTCTTCGCCGATGCGGTCGGCCACCGGAATACGCAGGCCGTCGATGAACAGCATGTTCGAATCGACCGCCTTGCGGCCCATTTTCTCGATTTCCCGGACTTCGACCCGCTCGCGGTCCAGGTCGGTGTAGAACAACGACAGGCCCTGGGTCGGCTTCGATACTTCGGCCAGCGGCGTGGTGCGCGCCAGCAGCAGCATCTTGTGCGCCACCTGCGCGGTCGATATCCAGATCTTGCGGCCGTGCACGATATATTCGTCGCCCTGGCGCTCGGCGCGTGTAGACAGCTTGGTGGTGTCCAGGCCGGCATCGGGCTCGGTCACGGCAAAGCAGGCTTTCTCGCGCCCGGCGATCAGCGGCTCCAGCCAGCGACGGCGCTGATCGTCGGTGCCGAACACCACTACCGGGTTCAGGCCGAAGATGTTCATGTGCACGGCCGACGCGCCGGCGAAGCCGGCACCCGAGGCCGCGATGGTCTGCATCATCAGGGCCGCCTCGGTCATGCCCAGGCCGGCGCCGCCGTACTCCTGGGGCATGGCGATGCCCAGCCAGCCGTCGTTGGCCAAGGCCGCGTGGAAGTCGTGCGGGAACCCGCCGTCGCGGTCGCGCTCCAGCCAGTAGTCGTCCGGAAAACGCTCGCATACGCGGCTGATGGCATCGCGCAAGGCGAGCTGGTCGGACGAGAATTCAAAATCCATCAAAGAGCTCCTTCTTGGGTAGCGCGCGCCGCGATCAGCGCATCGATTTCGGCATCGGTGCAGCCTGCTTCGCGCAGTATTTCGCGACTGTGCTCGCCCAGGCGCGGGGCCGGCCGGCGTATGGCCGTGGGCGTGCCGTCGTAGCGCCCGAGCGGCGCCGGCGTGCGCAGCCGGCCTTCGCTGGGGTGGTCCAGCGTGCGCACGAAACCGGTAGCCTGCAGATGCGGGTCGTCGACCAGGTCGTCCACCGAGTACAGGCGCGCGGCGGGAATGTCGGCGCGCGCCAGATCGGCCAGCCATTCGGCGCTGCCGCGGGTTCGCATGATCTCGGCCACGAACGCATATGCCTCATCGATATGGCGCGCGCGCGCGGTGTGCGTACAGAAGCGCGGGTCTTGTTCGAGGTCGGGGCGGCCGATCAGGGTAAAGAAGTTGCGCCAATGCTTGTCGTTGTAGATCAGCAGGCACAGGTAACCGTCGGCCGTGGCGTAGGGCCGGCGGTGCGCCGCCAGCAGGCGGGTGTAGCCGGTGGGGCCGAGCGGCGGGTCGAAGGTCGCGCCGCCCAGGTGGTCGCCCAGCACCATGTGCGCCATGCCCTCGAACATGGGAATCTCCACCGCCTGGCCCCGGCCGTGGCTGCGGGCGTGCAACACCGCCGACACCAGCGCGATGGCCACGTGCAGGCCCACTGCGCGGTCGGCCAGGGTCAGCGGCGCGTAGCGCGGCACATCGCCGCTTTGCCGGCTGAACAGGTCGGCGATGCCGGTCTGCCCCTGGATCAGGTCGTCGTAGGCGGGGCGCCCGGCATAGGGGCCGGTTTCTCCGAACCCGTAGGCGCCCACATAGACCAGCCGGGGGTTGCGCGCCGCCACGGCATCGTACGACAGCCCCAGCCGCGCCATGGCCTGCGGCCGTATGTTGTACAGCAGCGCGTCGCAGCCTTCGGCCAGCTTCAGGCAGGCCTCGCGGCCGGCCTCGGTTTTCAGGTCCAGCACGATCGAGCGCTTGTTGCGGTTCAAGTGCAGGTACAGGTGGCCCATGCCGGCGTTGCGCATGGGCCCCACGGCGCGCATATTGTCGCCAGCCGGGGATTCGACCTTGATCACGTCGGCCCCCAGGTCACCCAGCACCTGTGTGGCATAGGGCCCCATGACCACAGAGCTCAGGTCCAGGATGCGCACGCCGGCCAGCGGGCCGGCGGTTTCGGGAGTCGGCGTCATTGCGGTTGAATGCCTGCGTCCTTGATCAGCTTGCCCCACAGGTCGCGCTGCGCGCTGACGAACTTGGCGAAGTCTTCGGGCGTGCCGCTGAAGGCATCGAAGCCCAGGCCTGCCAGGCGCTTGCGCACGTCGGGGTTGGTCACGATCTGGTTGATGGCGGCATTGAGCTTGGCCACGATTTCGGGCGGCAGCCCGGCCGGGCCGAAATAGCCGTTCCAGGAATTGAGGTCGAAGTCCGCCACGCCGGCTTCGCGCATCGAGGGCAGATCGGGCACGATGGTGCTGCGCTCGGCGGTGGACACGGCCAGCGCGCGCAGTTGCCCGGACTGCACGAAGGGCAGGCCGGAAGCCAGGTCGGTGAACATGAAGTCGACCTGGCCGCCGACCAGGTCGGTCAGGGCCTGGGGCGTGCCTTTATAAGGCACGTGCAGAATGTCGATGTTGGCGCGGCGGGCCAGTGTTCCGCCCGCCACGATGCCGGTGCTGTTGCCGGTGGCATACGTGACGCGGCCGGGATTCTTGCGCGCGTAGTCGATCAGGTCCTGCACGCTTTTGTACGGACGCTGTGGGTTGACCACCAGGATGAAAGGCAGGTTGCCGCCGCGCGCGATGGGCGTGAAGTCTTTCACGGGGTCGTACGGCACGTTCTTCATCAGGAAGGGCGCGGCCGAATGCGACGTATTGGTGGTAACGAACAGCGTGTAGCCATCCGGCTTGGCGCGCGCCACATAGTTGGCGGCGATGGTGGCGTTGGCGCCCGGCTTGTTTTCCACCACGACTTGCTGGCCCAGAATATTGCCCAGCTCGGCGGCGAAAATGCGGCCTACGGCATCGGTGCCCGAACCGGCGGGAAACGGCACCACCAGGCTGATGGGCTTGTCGGGATAGGCGGCCTGCGCCGGGCCGGCGGCGGCCAGGGCGGCGCCGGCCAGGGCGGCGGCGCGTAGAGAGCGTAGGAACATGGATCAGTCTCCTGGTAAGGGGCGGCGTCTGTCGGCCGTCTGGGGAAAAGGGCGGCCGCTCAGGCGGACGCCGCAGGCGCCGCGAAGCCGCGTATGACGCGGTCGGGCGATTCTTCGTAGGGTGGCGAGTAAATGACCAGCAGCCGCGCGGGCGTGTCGCTGGTCACCGTGAATACATGCGGGATATCGGGTGGGAAATAGCAGCAGTCGCCGGCGGTCATGTCGGCGGATTCGTCGCCTACCTGGGCCCGCGCGGTGCCCGACAGCAGGTAGCAGACCTGTTCGATGCCGGGGTGGGCATGGGGCAGCGCGCCCTGGCCTTTTTCGATGACGCCCAGCAGCACTTCCACGTGTCGGGCGCCGACGGTATCGGGGCCGATCAGGCGCCGGTTCAACGTGCCGGTGTGGTTGGCCGGGTGGTAGCCGGGCACTTCGGCTTCGCGCACCAGCCAGCTGGGCGATCGGGACATGCGGGACTCCTGTATTTCCTGTCTGTGAAATTATTTTCATACACAGGAAAAAATCAGGCAAGCGGATTTTCCCTGATGGCATCACGGGAGGGTGGGGTATCCGGGGGGAAAGGGGGGGCGGCTGCTAAACTGCCGCGTCTGTCATTTTCGCCCGCTGTCATGTCCGCCTTCCGTCTCGATGCCACGACCCCGTTGCCGCAGTGGCTGCAGTATCTCGAGTCCATCCACGGCAAGGCCATCGACCTGGGCCTGGAGCGCGTCAGGCAGGTTGCCGGGCGCCTGGCGCTGCGGCTCGACGGCGTCAAGTTCGTGGTGGGCGGCACCAATGGCAAAGGCTCCACCTGCGCCATGCTCGAAGCCATGCTGCTGGCGGCCGGCTACCGGGTGGGGCTGTATACCTCGCCGCATCTCATCGATTTCAACGAGCGGGCCCGCATCAACGGCGAAATCGCCAGCGACGCTGCCCTGACCGAGCAATTCGCCGCCGTCGAGGCCGCCCGCGGCGAGGTCACGCTTACCTATTTCGAATTCACCACGCTGGCCATCCTGCGCTTGTTTTCGCAGTCGAACCTGGACGCGGTGGTGCTCGAGGTCGGCCTGGGCGGCCGGCTCGACGCGGTCAATATTGTCGATGCCGATTGCGCCATCATTACCAGCGTCGATCTCGACCATACCGATTACCTGGGCGACACGCGCGAGCAGATCGGCCTGGAAAAGGCGCATATCTACCGCGCCGGCCGGCCCGCCATCTGCAGCGATCCGCAGCCGCCGCAGTCGCTGCTGGACCACGCGCAGGCCATAGGCGCCGACCTGTGGCGCTTTGGTCACGACTTCAATTATTCCGGCGACCGCCAGCAATGGGCCTATGGCGGCCGTGGCCAGCGCCGCAACGCGCTGGCCTACCCGGCGCTGCGCGGCGCCAACCAGCTTCTCAATGCCTCGGCCGCGCTGGCCGCGCTCGAATCGGTGCGCGACCGCCTGCCGGTGCCCCAGCAGGCGGTACGGGTCGGGCTGCTGCAGGCTTCGCTGCCGGGGCGCTTCCAGATCCTGCCCGGCCAGCCGGCCGTCATTCTCGACGTCGCGCATAATCCGCACGCGGCCGCGGTGCTGGCCCAGAACCTCGACAATATGGGGTTCCATCCCTATACGCACGCCGTGTTCGGCATGTTGAACGACAAAGACGCCAATGGCGTCATCGCCAAGCTGGCCAGCCGTGTCGACCACTGGTATTGCGCCGGGTTGCCCGGGCCGCGCGGCGGCTCGGGGCAAGACCTGGCCGGCCGTGTGTCGGCGGCCCTGCAAACCGCGCCGGCGGGCGGCGAAGCGCCCTCCGTGCAGGCGTACGCAGACCCCGCCGCGGCCTATGCCGCGGCCCGCGAACGGGCGGGCGAGGGTGATAGAATCGTGGTGTTCGGCTCATTTCTCACCGTAGCCTCGGTTTTGCAGTCGCTGGGCCGCAAAGCGTAGGCTGCGGGCAGGCGGGACGCCGGCTCCCGCCCAGGTCGCAAGGAATTCCTGTCCATGGGATTGTTCACTCGCAAAGATTCCGCCTCGCAGGCATCGCCCTCCAGGCCGCGTCCATCGGTCTCCAGCGAAGCCCAGGCGGCGGAACTGCGCGCGCGCGCTCGCCGCAGGCTGGCCGGGGCGGTGGCGCTGGTGCTGGCGGCGGTCATCGTGCTGCCCATGGTGCTCGATTCCGAGCCCGTGCCGGTGGCCGACGACATCCCCATCCGCATCCCCGATCGCAACACGCCATACCAGCCGTCCGTGTCGCCACCGGCCACGGCCGAGCCCGGCGCGCCCGATACCGTTGCGCAGGCCCAGCCGCCCGCCGCTCAGCCGCCTGGCGAGCCACCCGCGCCGCCCGACGTCACCACGCCCCCGGCGCAGCCTCCGGCCACGGCCCAGGCCCAGCGTCCCGAACCCGACCCCGCGCCGGCCGCCAAGCCGCCGGCGCAGCAGCCGCCGGCCAAGCCGCAGCGCGACGACGACGGCGCGCGCGCCCTGGCCCTGCTCGAAGGCCGGGCGCCCGGCAGCGAGCCCGCGGCCAAGCCGTCGGCCGCGCCCGCCGCCAAGGGCAATTTCGTATTGCAGATCGCTTCCTATAGCAGCCAGGCCGACGCCCAGTCGCGGCGCACCAAGCTGCATCAGGCCGGCGTCACCAACGCGTTCGTTGAACAGGCCTCCGTGGGCGGCAAGCAGCAGTACCGCCTGCGCGTGGGGCCGTTCCCGTCGCGCGATGCTGCCCAGGCGGCCCAGGCGCGCCTGCGCACGCTGGGCTACGACAACGGCTTCATCGCCAGCCAGTGACTGGCTTCGATTTCGTCGTGCTGGCGATCCTGGCGGTGTCGGGCCTGCTGGGTCTGTTGCGCGGCCTGCTGAAAGAAGTGCTGTCGCTGATGGCGTTCGCGCTGGCATTCATTGCCGCGATCTGGTGGGGCCCCACCGTATACGGCTGGCTGGAACCCTATATCGAGACGGCGATGCTGCGCATGGGAGTGTCTTACGCGGCGGTGTTCATCGTGGTGCTGCTGGCGGTGGGGCTGGTCAACATGACGTTGGCGGCCCTCATCCGCACCACCGGCCTGACGCCCGCCGACCACGGCCTGGGCGCCGTTTTCGGGCTGGCGCGGGGACTACTGATCGTCCTGGTGCTGGTCGCCTTGGGGGGCTATACGCCGCTGCCGCAAGAACCCTGGTGGCAGGACGCCATGTTTTCGCATTCGGCCACAGAGGCCATCAGACACATCAAACTGTGGCTGCCCCCGTCGCTAGCGACGTGGCTGCCGTACTAATTGTTTTAACGGGAAATCACCATGTGTGGAATCATCGGCGTCATCGGGCGCGGGCCGGTCAACCAGCTGCTCTATGACAGCCTGCTGCTGCTGCAGCATCGCGGCCAGGACGCGGCCGGCATCGCCACTTTCCAGGGCAGCCACTTCAATATGTTCAAGGCGCATGGCCTGGTGCGCGACGTGTTCCGCACCCGCAACATGCGTTCGCTGCCGGGCGCCAGCGGCATTGGCCACGTCCGCTACCCCACCGCCGGGTCCAGCGCCAGCGAAGAAGAAGCCCAACCCTTCTACGTGAATGCCCCGTTCGGCATCACCTTCGCGCACAACGGCAACCTGACCAACTGGCGCGAACTGCGCGAGTCGCTGTACCGGGTCGACCGGCGCCACATCAATACCAATTCCGATTCCGAAGTGCTGCTCAATGTGCTGGCGCACGAGCTGCAATCGGCCGCCAACGGGGTCTCGCTCGACGACGACACCATCTTCCGCGCCGTGGCCGCCGTGCACAAGCGGGTGCGCGGCGCCTACGCCGTGGTGGCGCAAATCTCCGGCTACGGCCTGCTGGCTTTCCGCGACCCTCATGGCATCCGGCCGCTGTGCATCGGCCGCCAGGAAACCGAAGAGGGCGTCGAATGGATGGTCGCCTCGGAATCCGTGGCCCTGGAAGGCAGCGGCTTTGCCTTCGTGCGCGACGTCGAGCCCGGCGAGGCGGTGTTCATCGACCTGGACGGCCGCATGGTCAGCCGCCAGTGCGCCGACAATCCGCAACTGGTGCCGTGCATTTTCGAATACGTGTACTTCGCCCGGCCCGATTCCATGATCAACGGCGTGTCGGTATACGATGCGCGCCTGCGCATGGGCGAGTACCTGGCCGACAAGGTGGCGCGCAACATGCGCCTGGGCGACATCGACGTGGTCATGCCCATTCCCGATTCGTCGCGGCCGGCCGCCATGCAACTGGCCGCGCGCCTGAACCTGGACTACCGTGAAGGCCTCATCAAGAACCGTTACGTGGGCCGTACGTTCATCATGCCGGGCCAGGCGGTGCGCCGCAAATCGGTGCGCCAGAAGCTCAATGCCATCGGCATGGAGTTCAAGGGCAAGAACGTGCTGCTGGTCGACGATTCCATCGTGCGCGGCACCACCAGCCGCGAGATCGTCGACATGGCCCGCGCCGCCGGCGCCAATAAGGTGTACTTCGCCTCGGCCGCGCCTCCGGTGCGCTATCCCAACGTGTACGGTATCGACATGCCCACCCAGAGCGAGCTCATCGCTACCGGCCGCTCCGACGAAGAAATCGCCCGCACCATCGGCGCCGACGGGCTCATCTATCAAGACCTGCAAGATATGCAGCAGGCCGTCACCGACCTCAATCCCGCGCTCACGCACTTCGAGGCCTCGTGCTTCGACGGCCAGTACATCACCGGCGACATCACCGCCGAATACCTCGAACGCCTGGGCCAGTCGCGCGGCAGTTCGGGCGACGAAGAATCGTCAGGCGGCCTGCAGTTCAACATGGGATACGTGTCCAACGACGCCTGATCCCGTCCGGGCCGGGTCCAAGCGGCCCGGCTTTTTTTCAACCCCTTTGCCGGTCATGCCATGTTTTCGTCCCGCCAGCGCCTGCTGCTACTGATTGCCGTTCTTTGCTTCGCCGCCGTGGGGCTGGCGCTCGTTTCGCAGCATGTGTTCGATATGCCGCCTTGCGCCTGGTGCGTGCTGCAGCGCCTGATCTACCTGGCGATCGGCGTGGTGGCGCTGGCGGGCGCCTTTGCGGGCGCTATCGCGCGCGT
Proteins encoded in this region:
- a CDS encoding SPOR domain-containing protein, whose translation is MGLFTRKDSASQASPSRPRPSVSSEAQAAELRARARRRLAGAVALVLAAVIVLPMVLDSEPVPVADDIPIRIPDRNTPYQPSVSPPATAEPGAPDTVAQAQPPAAQPPGEPPAPPDVTTPPAQPPATAQAQRPEPDPAPAAKPPAQQPPAKPQRDDDGARALALLEGRAPGSEPAAKPSAAPAAKGNFVLQIASYSSQADAQSRRTKLHQAGVTNAFVEQASVGGKQQYRLRVGPFPSRDAAQAAQARLRTLGYDNGFIASQ
- a CDS encoding acyl-CoA dehydrogenase family protein, coding for MDFEFSSDQLALRDAISRVCERFPDDYWLERDRDGGFPHDFHAALANDGWLGIAMPQEYGGAGLGMTEAALMMQTIAASGAGFAGASAVHMNIFGLNPVVVFGTDDQRRRWLEPLIAGREKACFAVTEPDAGLDTTKLSTRAERQGDEYIVHGRKIWISTAQVAHKMLLLARTTPLAEVSKPTQGLSLFYTDLDRERVEVREIEKMGRKAVDSNMLFIDGLRIPVADRIGEEGRGFEYILHGLNPERILIAAEAVGIGRAALDRAVQYAGERTVFGRPIGQNQGIQHPLAQAWMQLEAANLMVFKAASLYDAGLPCGPYANSAKYLGAEAGHNACQTAVLTLGGMGYAKEYHVERLLRESYIPRIAPVSPQLIMCFIAEKVLGLPKSY
- a CDS encoding Bug family tripartite tricarboxylate transporter substrate binding protein; translation: MFLRSLRAAALAGAALAAAGPAQAAYPDKPISLVVPFPAGSGTDAVGRIFAAELGNILGQQVVVENKPGANATIAANYVARAKPDGYTLFVTTNTSHSAAPFLMKNVPYDPVKDFTPIARGGNLPFILVVNPQRPYKSVQDLIDYARKNPGRVTYATGNSTGIVAGGTLARRANIDILHVPYKGTPQALTDLVGGQVDFMFTDLASGLPFVQSGQLRALAVSTAERSTIVPDLPSMREAGVADFDLNSWNGYFGPAGLPPEIVAKLNAAINQIVTNPDVRKRLAGLGFDAFSGTPEDFAKFVSAQRDLWGKLIKDAGIQPQ
- a CDS encoding CaiB/BaiF CoA transferase family protein; this encodes MTPTPETAGPLAGVRILDLSSVVMGPYATQVLGDLGADVIKVESPAGDNMRAVGPMRNAGMGHLYLHLNRNKRSIVLDLKTEAGREACLKLAEGCDALLYNIRPQAMARLGLSYDAVAARNPRLVYVGAYGFGETGPYAGRPAYDDLIQGQTGIADLFSRQSGDVPRYAPLTLADRAVGLHVAIALVSAVLHARSHGRGQAVEIPMFEGMAHMVLGDHLGGATFDPPLGPTGYTRLLAAHRRPYATADGYLCLLIYNDKHWRNFFTLIGRPDLEQDPRFCTHTARARHIDEAYAFVAEIMRTRGSAEWLADLARADIPAARLYSVDDLVDDPHLQATGFVRTLDHPSEGRLRTPAPLGRYDGTPTAIRRPAPRLGEHSREILREAGCTDAEIDALIAARATQEGAL
- a CDS encoding cupin domain-containing protein, with the translated sequence MSRSPSWLVREAEVPGYHPANHTGTLNRRLIGPDTVGARHVEVLLGVIEKGQGALPHAHPGIEQVCYLLSGTARAQVGDESADMTAGDCCYFPPDIPHVFTVTSDTPARLLVIYSPPYEESPDRVIRGFAAPAASA
- the purF gene encoding amidophosphoribosyltransferase, translated to MCGIIGVIGRGPVNQLLYDSLLLLQHRGQDAAGIATFQGSHFNMFKAHGLVRDVFRTRNMRSLPGASGIGHVRYPTAGSSASEEEAQPFYVNAPFGITFAHNGNLTNWRELRESLYRVDRRHINTNSDSEVLLNVLAHELQSAANGVSLDDDTIFRAVAAVHKRVRGAYAVVAQISGYGLLAFRDPHGIRPLCIGRQETEEGVEWMVASESVALEGSGFAFVRDVEPGEAVFIDLDGRMVSRQCADNPQLVPCIFEYVYFARPDSMINGVSVYDARLRMGEYLADKVARNMRLGDIDVVMPIPDSSRPAAMQLAARLNLDYREGLIKNRYVGRTFIMPGQAVRRKSVRQKLNAIGMEFKGKNVLLVDDSIVRGTTSREIVDMARAAGANKVYFASAAPPVRYPNVYGIDMPTQSELIATGRSDEEIARTIGADGLIYQDLQDMQQAVTDLNPALTHFEASCFDGQYITGDITAEYLERLGQSRGSSGDEESSGGLQFNMGYVSNDA
- the folC gene encoding bifunctional tetrahydrofolate synthase/dihydrofolate synthase, with amino-acid sequence MSAFRLDATTPLPQWLQYLESIHGKAIDLGLERVRQVAGRLALRLDGVKFVVGGTNGKGSTCAMLEAMLLAAGYRVGLYTSPHLIDFNERARINGEIASDAALTEQFAAVEAARGEVTLTYFEFTTLAILRLFSQSNLDAVVLEVGLGGRLDAVNIVDADCAIITSVDLDHTDYLGDTREQIGLEKAHIYRAGRPAICSDPQPPQSLLDHAQAIGADLWRFGHDFNYSGDRQQWAYGGRGQRRNALAYPALRGANQLLNASAALAALESVRDRLPVPQQAVRVGLLQASLPGRFQILPGQPAVILDVAHNPHAAAVLAQNLDNMGFHPYTHAVFGMLNDKDANGVIAKLASRVDHWYCAGLPGPRGGSGQDLAGRVSAALQTAPAGGEAPSVQAYADPAAAYAAARERAGEGDRIVVFGSFLTVASVLQSLGRKA
- a CDS encoding CvpA family protein translates to MTGFDFVVLAILAVSGLLGLLRGLLKEVLSLMAFALAFIAAIWWGPTVYGWLEPYIETAMLRMGVSYAAVFIVVLLAVGLVNMTLAALIRTTGLTPADHGLGAVFGLARGLLIVLVLVALGGYTPLPQEPWWQDAMFSHSATEAIRHIKLWLPPSLATWLPY
- a CDS encoding IclR family transcriptional regulator, which translates into the protein MSVKTALRVIEIIETYARERRALPLSELARLLGVPVSSCLALIRTLSDLGYLYETGRRQGYYPTGRLLAMAQRIARADPVLDRVYASLLELRDATQETVVFGKLGSDGRVVYLDVLDSPHTIRYAPVAGEFRDLHANSLGKALLSVLEPDARHALLARRPLVRHNERTLVTPEAVDADLELSRRRGWFMNLGESIPDVCAIAWPVTLSGEVYAISVGGPVYRIEPQQQEYARILRAACTALEQRG